The genomic interval tcttcacattttagaaaaagTTTAAATGGTGCtgctttcttaaaggaatgttctagtTTCAATTACATGTTCAGTTCAATTAACGACTTTTGtgacatattatttaaaaaaatattactaccTCTTTTCAGTAAGGCACATAAAAGttaagtgaattgggccagtccataaatgttaaaatacatagttttaaaatatgtaaaccttaaacgtgtttacatgatttagtgtgataaatttgcTTACtgactttttctgtgtaaagttatattcaatattagAACTTTGTTCTCATGACAACAAAACACTGTCATTCTTGTATTGTATTGGTAAGTTTACACAGATGTAGTCaagttttatttgtattgtgctttTTACAACATTCAtctttttaaagcagctttacagaaaatgtataTAGGCAAAAATTATGTTTGCAAATGTAAtcaaaaaatcatgttaacatgtatattgtttacgtcttgtctTTTTACTGCTGTatggatttaaatgtttatggactggcaccattcacttccattgtaagtgcttcactgtaaccttttttttgtttttttataaatgaggggcgagtcaaaattatttttgtggtaatcaacaagcCGTAGATACTGATGATTAAgctaacttatattgaacctggaaaattccctaaaatgtcttttattttcaattagtgtttttttatttatagaaatacATATATAATCGTGAGCTGTTGTGGGGATGCCTGCCAGTCTTCTAACCCTCTCGTTCTTTCTGTCGATGCTGAATATAGGTAAGTGTATTGTTCTGTGTAAACTTTTAGCtttgtctctctctgtcattACTTTTTTGCGTGTTTTCAAGTCATGTCTGTGATAAGAACATGTTGCACCTGTGGATGTTTTTATATGTGTTTCTTTAGAGTGTGTACTCCCTGTCTGCAAGGCCAGAGTGAGTACACTAGATTTAGGATGCCAGCTTGAGTGGAAGTGCCCTGATGCCAACCCTAAAACAACTTACACGGTCCAGACTAAAACAAGTTGGTGGGTTTCTCTATGTAATTCTGCACACACATCTACCTGCGAGTTCCATCAGTAAGGAACATTTGacaatgtatgtaaatatatggGTTTATGTGGTTCGAACAGTTATAACAGGAAGAAGGTGTTAAGACAAGCATTAGTCAGATTTTTAAGGAAGGGGTTTAGAAACAATTGAACATGGGATGACTATGAATGATGTCAAAGAAATAACTGAGAATGAGCAGACAGGTGAAACTGCATGTGGCTTTGCTAAAAACCAAAGTGAAACGCAATCCAGGCTCATTGCACCCAGAGCAGATATGATATTATCTTCACTTTAGGCGTGCTTCTGGTTTCCTCTGAGCTAAAACTGAAAATGACTTACAAGCGCTCAATCTGCTCTTCATttgatttacttttattttttgttcatgcCCAATCTTGTTTTTATGaaaaggatagtttaccaaaaaattttaaaacatgatttattcaCTCTTATGTCTTACgtgtacacaaaaggagatgttatgcagaatgtctcagtcaccattctctttctttgtgtggaaaaaaaaagatgcaatgaaagtgaacccagatagcacacgtacgtcTCTGAGATAACTGTTTTTAGATCTGGTAAACCTCATATTCTAAATAACATCTGCTAATcatctttaaaagatcagatttacaaacgtTCTAATTCATCAACGTATCAAAGACATCTGATCTGCTGAAGAGATGAGACATAATGAGACATGCTTATTGAAATACGCCGTGTAGTCATGTTGCAGATGAACAAACAACGTAAAAATATGACATCCAGATGTAAACacgcacacatcaaatagacatctggggatgtatgtgtgctatcagggaatggTCTTcatttaacattctgcctaaattgaaagtcaaatgtgtttggaacaacaaaggtgaactgtcccttaaagGATTCGCCTGGCATCTATATAAAGTGTTCttgatattttgtatttaaacttTGCAGGACATCCTGGCAATATGTTTCCAACTGCGTTCGGATCTCCAGACAGAGCTGTAATCTGTCAAGTGTCTTTCCTAGTCTACATGGCTACAACTACATCAGACTGAGCTCAGAAGAGCCTGACTGGATGCATGAAACATTTTGTGACCCAATAAATGACAGTCAGTACCGAATCAACATGTGAAATTACAACTGCTCACATTTATGTACCATTTTTGATGTAGACTGGAAATGTGCGAAATATTGCACAAAGCTGATTGATTGGAATTGAAATCACAAATATAGTTAAGAAATGAAACTTTGGACTACAGAAATATGTTAATGTTTCTCTGTCTTTGGGCTAAATCAAGTGAGAAAGACATTCAAATGATGATAATCAGTGTGCAATTAAATTCCTACATAATTAGAATGTAATAATACaaccataattattagataatatttatattaatattgtgccaattaattctattaatattaatagaccagtaataatataataataattattaacatATGCATCATAGGGACTAGACTTGTAGTGAAATCAACTTCCTCAGGAAGTTGCCCAATAATAATGGACAGAGTGACTATGACAGGGTATTTTAGTTTATTGAAGGGATCTTCAATGATTGATTTTGTCAAAATGCCACAAACAGCCTACCAGTGTCCATAGTACTGTAAGTTTCCATGTTTAATTCCTTTTCTCTCCTGCCAAAAGCTGCCGAATTCAGCCCCCCCTCCATTACCATGTCCATGGAGGATGAACGCCTCTGGGTGACAGTACATTTTCCTTGTGCTCCATCCATAACCTGTGGGTTTGAGGAGAAAGAGGCGGAGACGCACTGCAGCTGCCCCCTAGATGGGCTTCACTTTCTGAGACTTTCAGCAACAGTCACTCTGTACAACAAACATGAACCCTCAGATACACAGGTACAACTCCTATCTTCAACAAAACAAAGTTACAGAGATGTAATTTTCACACTAAAAAAAGTCTTAATACAACTATTGAATAAAAGAGTTCCCTTATATTGTCCCCTATATTTATTATGATTCCCTTTATATTTCCCCTATATTCCTAAGATTGTCTGTTGTTTTACTTTTTTCACAAATTGGTTCATTTTCCTTAAAGACGCGTACTGCTGTAGTGGTAGAGGATACGCCATTCAAAGAGGAATTTGGATTTCTCATACCAGGCCAAGTGTACTGCGCTGTGGCCAACTTCACATCTAAAGGAGCAGTGGCAAGAGCCTCTTCACCCCCCAGCCACCCACAATGTGTTTACATACCAGCAAAGATCGGTATGCGGCCATATCTACacaatgtttttttacttttgttttcaaGGCTAATCACTGCCCCCATCAAACGCCAGCAGGGTTGACAGACTGACCAAACAAAACCCAACAGCCGTGTTTATTGGGACAGTGTAAATTGGCCTTAATGGTGCAAATACCTTCTACTGTACAGTTCAGTTTTATGCATATGTGTGCGTTCAGTGGTTTGGCCAAACTGATGTGTGTATTTGTCTTCACCAGAAAGCCTAATTGTTGTGGTTGTTTGTGGTGCTGTTATCACTCTTGGTCCAGTGATTTATCTGCTCTGGAGACTGTGTGAATCCTCTGAACGCCCCCTGCCCAAATCTTTGGTAATGGACTTCAAACACTAACGGGCTGTTCAGGCCAAACACGTTTTTGCACTAAAAAGCAAAATGCAACGcaaagaatggaacagaacacaagTGCctcaaagcaataaaaaaaaactgcatgatgaagcgcaatggtcaaaaatgtccgtcttgtgcatgtttacatagaaatataattaaaaaaaaacagcacgaaCGGATGCACAAAcgcatttggtgtgaatggcctctGAAGGATAGTTCAcctgcttttatccaaagcatttTCAATCATTCCAAGCATCAGTAAAAActggagaaaaaaacatttgtaactgtcATAAGAGTTCTTCAAAACTTGGAGGACCTGCTTTAATTTGAATTTATTAAAAACTAGGAGCCGGATTCAGGAAAATcttcacaaaaagaaaaaactaaaagatAAGAATTTGTTAATGTTCTCAAgtgcaaaatattatatatatatacacacacacacacacacacacacacacacacaggtggccaaaagtttgcaataatgt from Myxocyprinus asiaticus isolate MX2 ecotype Aquarium Trade chromosome 1, UBuf_Myxa_2, whole genome shotgun sequence carries:
- the si:dkeyp-75h12.7 gene encoding uncharacterized protein si:dkeyp-75h12.7, which gives rise to MPASLLTLSFFLSMLNIECVLPVCKARVSTLDLGCQLEWKCPDANPKTTYTVQTKTSWTSWQYVSNCVRISRQSCNLSSVFPSLHGYNYIRLSSEEPDWMHETFCDPINDTAEFSPPSITMSMEDERLWVTVHFPCAPSITCGFEEKEAETHCSCPLDGLHFLRLSATVTLYNKHEPSDTQTRTAVVVEDTPFKEEFGFLIPGQVYCAVANFTSKGAVARASSPPSHPQCVYIPAKIESLIVVVVCGAVITLGPVIYLLWRLCESSERPLPKSLASLQNLELQNKIFIASSEAEPGNESSESDRISIVSFSDFILTDSRSLYRNFQSLGTRYYTTPTLHNPVYYEECAEVLAMESIDLETDGSTSPHHCFGLLWPSQTVLEAGQGCSDLDHSEETPSIPLSSVRVKREETSADDPEQYGDT